The genomic window TCTGACCCAACACCTTTAATGCGATAGAGATCCACATGGTTGACCCATTTGAGGATCTGGGCATCGCCGATGCCGGTTTTTTCAGCCAGATCATTGCGTCCCTTGGGGGTTGAGCCGGCTTTAAGCAGTGCCTCCGTCGTTTTTATACCAGCTTTGTGTAGTTTATCCGTATACTTGCTTCCAATTCCTTCGACATCAATTATTTTAGCCATTATTTTCTCCTTTTTGGGTTTATTTCTTTCCACCTAACAAGCCACCGAGACTTTTGGTGAGATCATCCGGGATGGCACCACCGCCTACCATGACTGCATCAAGCTGCCCGGCCATGCTTGGGGGTAATTTCTGTTTCAAGAAGTTCAGCACCGTATCGACTGCGATTTTTGCCTTATCGTTGGGTAGCCCTGTCTTTTGGGATACTAATTTAATCAGTCCATCCATCTTATTCCTCCTAGTTCAACCCATGTGAATGACCGGTACCCTACCCTGGAATAATTATAACCTTGATTGAAAATACGCCGAAACCCCCTGGCCTAGCCACTCATTCCCATTCAATGGTGGCTGGTGGCTTGCTGGTGATATCATACACCACCCGGTTAACTCCGGGTACTTCATTGACAATCCGGTTGGCTACCCAGGCTAACAGGTCATGGGGTAGGCGAGCCCAATCAGCGGTCATAAAATCATCGGTGGTGACCGCCCGCAGCGCCACTACTTCCTGGTAGGTGCGATTATCCCCCATGACACCCACCGACTGCACAGGCAGCAGCACGGCGAAGGATTGGGCGGTACCTTCATTTTCTGCCATGCGTAGCATGCCGGCTGCACTCAGCTCATTGGTAAAGATCGCATCCGCCTGGCGCAGGCGATCCAGGCGCTCAGGGGTGACTTCACCCAGGCAGCGCACCGCCAGCCCAGGCCCGGGGAACGGCTGCCGCCACACCAGCTCATGGGGCAGTCCCAGAGCTTCCCCGACTTGGCGCACTTCATCCTTAAAAAGATAGCGTAGTGGTTCAACCAGTTGAAAATGCATGTTCGCGGGCAAGCCACCCACGTTGTGGTGGCTCTTGATTCGGGCTGCCTGGGCCCGGTCGGGTGCGCTTGATTCGACCACGTCGGGGTAAATTGTCCCTTGCACTAGAAAGTGCGGCATGCCCAGCTGCTGTGCCTGGGCCTCGAAAACGCGGATGAATTTCTCGCCAATGATGCGCCGCTTCTGCTCGGGGTCACGGATGCCTTTCAGGGAAGCCATGAAATCATCCATGGCATCTACAGTAACCAGCTCTGACCCCATCGTCTCTCGAAAGACCTTCACCACCTGGTTGGCTTCCCCCAGGCGCAGCAGACCGTTATCCACAAAGATAGCCACCAGCTGATCGCCAATGGCACGGTGGACCAGGGTGGTTGCCACGCTGGAATCCACCCCTCCGCTTACCGCAGATAATACCCGCTGGCTACCAACCTGCGCCTGGATGCGTTGGATGGACTGTTTAATGATGGATTCGGCGGTCCATTCCGCCCGTGCCCCGCAGATATCTGCTGCGAAGGAGCGCAGGATCTCGCTGCCACCCTGGGTGTGGCGTACTTCTGGATGGAACTGGACACCGTAGTATCGCCTGGACAAATCTCCAATGGCAGCATAGGGTGAGTTACTGCTGCGGGCCAGGGTTTCAAAACCCACCGGCACTTTCTCGATCCGATCACCGTGAGACATCCACACCGCCCGCTTGCCCTCCCCTAATAATGGATTGCTGCGCGTGGTCTCGATTTCAGCCAGTCCATACTCGCGCCGGGTGGAAGCTGCCACCCGGCCTCCCAGAGCCAGGGTAAGAGCCTGCATCCCGTAGCAGATCCCCAGGATGGGCAGCTGGCTTTCTAAGACATATGCCGGAATGGATGGCGCTGCTGCTTCATATACAGAGGCAGGCCCGCCGGATAAAATAAACCCCCTTGGCTTGAGGTCCATCACCTTTTCTGGGGTTGTATTCCAGGGGAATAGCTCACAGTAAACATGCGCTTCACGCACCCTCCGGGCGATCAGCTGGGAGTACTGTGAGCCGAAGTCAAGGATGGCAATTGCGTCCATCATTCCTCATCCAGGGTGAATCTGATCCGGTCTCCATCCATCGATACGATCTGCACCAGCGCTTCGACGGGGATACCGAGTGAAGCCAGGGTCTCCCTGCCACCCTCGAAGGTTTTTTCGATCAGTGCGCCGATCCCCACAATGGTCGCCCCGGCGGTTTGGGCCAGTCGCACCAGTCCCAGAATGGTGGCGCCGGTCGCCAGGAAGTCATCGATGATCAGCACGCGCTCTCCCACCCCCAGGTATTCAGGTGAAACGATCAGCTCGACCATGCGACCCTTGGTATGTGATGGGCTGAGGGTGAGGAAGACCTGGTCTGGCATGGTGATGGGTTTGCTTTTTCGGGCGTAAACCACAGGCAGACCCAGGTGATAGGCGGTGGAGACTGCCGGAGCGATGCCGGAAATTTCAGCTGTGAGCACTTTGGTTGCTCCAATATTCCTAAACCTGGTTGCCAGCTCCTTTCCACAGGCATCCATCAATATCGGGTCGACCTGGTGGTTGATGAAGCCATCCACTTTTAAAATCCCATTGCCCAGGTTTCTTCCTTCCGCGATGATTCTGTTTTTTAATTCATCCATGAACAGCTCCTGGTGTTTAAATCAATATTAAGATGCGTTCATTTTACAACCGCTTGATGGAAAGAACCAGTGTAGGGTGTTAGAATCGCCGGGTACGATCCTGGGATAAATGTGAACATACACCTATATCTGGCCTCTAATTCTCCACGCCGTAAGGAGCTGATTAGCCTTGTAAAATGGGAGTATAATCACCTGCCTGTTGAGGTCGATGAAAATCCGTTGCCTGGCGAAGGTGGTAGTGATTATGTAGCCCGCATTGCGAATGCCAAGGCACAATCTGCTCGCCACCTGGCCCGCGGCAACAGCCTGGTTATTGCTGCCGATACGGCTGTCTTGGGCTCTGGAACCGATGGAAAGATGGTTATTTACGGAAAGCCGAAAGATGCCCAGGATGCAAAAGACATGCTGCGAGCCCTGCGTGGTCGCTCACACCAGGTGATGACTGCCGTTACGGTCCTGCGTACACAGGATGGGATGTTGGTGAGTGATCGATGCACAACCGATGTACCCATGCGAGCGTATGGAGATGCCGAGATTGAGGCGTATGTATCCGGCGGAGATCCGCTGGATAAAGCGGGAGCCTATGCCATCCAGCACGCTGGTTTTCACCCGGTGGAGAACCTGGCGGGTTGTTACGCCAATGTGATGGGGTTACCCTTATGCCACCTGGCCCGCGCACTCAAAAAATTCAACGTCCGCCCCCAGCTTGATGTTCCATCAGCCTGCCAGGCAGGGCTTGGGTATAATTGCCATGTTTACCACGAAATATTGAGCGAAGGAAATCAGGAAAGACTTCCAGCGTGACGGCTGTTGGAAATTCCTTGAAACATAAAAGTATCCAGAGATGAAACATCG from Anaerolineales bacterium includes these protein-coding regions:
- a CDS encoding DUF4332 domain-containing protein, which produces MMAKIIDVEGIGSKYTDKLHKAGIKTTEALLKAGSTPKGRNDLAEKTGIGDAQILKWVNHVDLYRIKGVGSEYSELLEAAGVDTVPELAQRKAANLIQKIVEVNQVKKLVRKLPVESQVADWIEQAKKLPRVITY
- the guaA gene encoding GMP synthase (glutamine-hydrolyzing) (contains glutamine-hydrolyzing domain and glutamine amidotransferase; GMP-binding domain; functions to produce GMP from XMP in the IMP pathway); the protein is MMDAIAILDFGSQYSQLIARRVREAHVYCELFPWNTTPEKVMDLKPRGFILSGGPASVYEAAAPSIPAYVLESQLPILGICYGMQALTLALGGRVAASTRREYGLAEIETTRSNPLLGEGKRAVWMSHGDRIEKVPVGFETLARSSNSPYAAIGDLSRRYYGVQFHPEVRHTQGGSEILRSFAADICGARAEWTAESIIKQSIQRIQAQVGSQRVLSAVSGGVDSSVATTLVHRAIGDQLVAIFVDNGLLRLGEANQVVKVFRETMGSELVTVDAMDDFMASLKGIRDPEQKRRIIGEKFIRVFEAQAQQLGMPHFLVQGTIYPDVVESSAPDRAQAARIKSHHNVGGLPANMHFQLVEPLRYLFKDEVRQVGEALGLPHELVWRQPFPGPGLAVRCLGEVTPERLDRLRQADAIFTNELSAAGMLRMAENEGTAQSFAVLLPVQSVGVMGDNRTYQEVVALRAVTTDDFMTADWARLPHDLLAWVANRIVNEVPGVNRVVYDITSKPPATIEWE
- the xpt gene encoding xanthine phosphoribosyltransferase, coding for MDELKNRIIAEGRNLGNGILKVDGFINHQVDPILMDACGKELATRFRNIGATKVLTAEISGIAPAVSTAYHLGLPVVYARKSKPITMPDQVFLTLSPSHTKGRMVELIVSPEYLGVGERVLIIDDFLATGATILGLVRLAQTAGATIVGIGALIEKTFEGGRETLASLGIPVEALVQIVSMDGDRIRFTLDEE
- the maf gene encoding septum formation protein Maf, with the translated sequence MNIHLYLASNSPRRKELISLVKWEYNHLPVEVDENPLPGEGGSDYVARIANAKAQSARHLARGNSLVIAADTAVLGSGTDGKMVIYGKPKDAQDAKDMLRALRGRSHQVMTAVTVLRTQDGMLVSDRCTTDVPMRAYGDAEIEAYVSGGDPLDKAGAYAIQHAGFHPVENLAGCYANVMGLPLCHLARALKKFNVRPQLDVPSACQAGLGYNCHVYHEILSEGNQERLPA